A single Agromyces sp. CF514 DNA region contains:
- a CDS encoding MFS transporter, producing the protein MEASRDATTRRPGTVRDAAGGILALTVATFLAVTTEMLPVGVLPAMGEKLGVSESIAGLLVTVYAFMVATLAVPLTLWTRRLPRKGLLLGTIAAYTASNVVVALASTFAVVAAGRALGGIAHALFFSLSIAYGSRLVHAAHTGRALALVTAGASAGFVLGVPLSTSLGTAVGWRVAFATLALACAAALLLVWLLLPSVEVEPAAVGADPERRERRGRLAMVSTANALVYLGQYTFYTYVAVVLLAAGLSASGVGPVLLVLGGLGLAGTWFAGVTLDRRPRASLLVALAAIVLGLAALGFTFPNLVGMLAASVLWAVGVGAVASSFQTAAIRTRGATPDVIGALVNATANVGIGGGAALGGAVLAGAGLGWVPFCGAALVLVGALVVLLARRAFPSMPG; encoded by the coding sequence ATGGAAGCCTCACGCGACGCGACGACGCGGCGTCCCGGAACCGTGCGCGACGCCGCAGGCGGCATCCTCGCGCTCACGGTCGCGACGTTCCTCGCGGTGACGACCGAGATGCTGCCGGTCGGCGTGCTGCCAGCGATGGGCGAAAAGCTCGGCGTCTCGGAGTCGATCGCCGGGCTGCTCGTGACGGTGTACGCGTTCATGGTCGCGACGCTCGCGGTGCCGTTGACCCTCTGGACCCGGCGGTTGCCCCGCAAGGGCCTGCTCCTCGGCACCATCGCCGCCTACACGGCGAGCAACGTCGTCGTCGCCCTGGCCTCGACCTTCGCCGTCGTCGCGGCCGGCCGCGCACTCGGCGGCATCGCGCACGCGCTGTTCTTCTCGCTGAGCATCGCCTACGGCTCGCGGCTCGTGCACGCCGCCCACACCGGGCGCGCGCTCGCGCTCGTGACGGCCGGCGCATCGGCCGGCTTCGTGCTGGGCGTTCCCCTCTCGACCTCGCTCGGCACCGCGGTCGGGTGGCGGGTCGCATTCGCGACGCTCGCCCTCGCCTGCGCCGCCGCGCTCCTGCTCGTCTGGCTGCTCCTGCCGTCGGTCGAGGTCGAACCGGCCGCCGTCGGGGCCGATCCGGAGCGGCGGGAGCGTCGCGGACGGCTCGCCATGGTCTCGACCGCGAACGCACTCGTCTACCTCGGGCAGTACACCTTCTACACGTACGTGGCCGTCGTCCTGCTCGCGGCGGGCCTCTCGGCGAGCGGGGTCGGCCCCGTGCTGCTCGTGCTCGGCGGCCTCGGCCTCGCCGGCACCTGGTTCGCCGGCGTCACGCTCGATCGCCGCCCTCGCGCCAGCCTCCTGGTCGCGCTCGCGGCCATCGTGCTGGGTCTGGCCGCGCTCGGCTTCACGTTCCCGAACCTCGTGGGGATGCTGGCGGCGTCCGTGCTGTGGGCGGTCGGCGTCGGTGCGGTGGCGTCGAGCTTCCAGACTGCGGCGATCCGCACCCGCGGCGCGACTCCCGACGTCATCGGCGCGCTCGTGAACGCCACCGCGAACGTCGGCATCGGGGGCGGAGCGGCGCTGGGCGGAGCGGTGCTCGCCGGTGCGGGGCTCGGCTGGGTGCCGTTCTGCGGCGCCGCCCTGGTGCTCGTCGGCGCGCTGGTCGTGCTGCTCGCCCGTCGCGCGTTCCCGTCGATGCCGGGCTGA